In Kaistella faecalis, a genomic segment contains:
- a CDS encoding TonB-dependent receptor domain-containing protein — protein MKTFLKSLVAFSLLLSNLLYSQTITKSTFKVKGECGMCKERIETTAKKSGATYANWNSDSQQLTVEYDAGKVSSDEILKKIADVGHDNEKFSATDEVYRNLPGCCLYLREPSFLTVTNAEPSKPTKGENQFFVRGNCVSCKTRIEKAAKTAGADSANWDPETQIVTLSFNPVKTSADAVLKVIAEVGHDNEKYTASDAVYNNLPDCCLYDRTLPLGVKSDLVHLEEVPAPKKDFTQHADHVDKSIEEVKLIKMAEATALNKKETGLTFNISSKELLKAACCNLSESFETNATVDVSFSNAVTGTKQLKMLGLDQKYTSLTKELLPSIRGLASPYGMNLIPGRWIGGIQLTKGGSTVTNGFESITGQINTELLKMQEKPETAINFFGDINGRFESNITSTTQLTDHWNQSVLLHGNATLAKMDTNDDGFLDQPTGNQINASYLLNYNDLEHSGLGTHFGISFVKDERFGGQTDFDKNTDRSQQSFYGVGIDISKFDIWNKTGYVFKGKPYQSIGWMNQFTYHQQDSFFGNRNYLGNQKTFYSNLIFESIFGNTNHKYKTGASFLYDDFDENYLTQNFQRTETIPGVFFEYTLTGLKYTLVAGARTDFHNLAGTQFTPRLNFKYDISPKTILRLSAGKGFRTANIFAENQQYFASNRQIEILGNGGNIYDLKPEIAWNYGASLQQEFKLFNRKATLVADFFRTDFQDQVLADLDISPNKIVFYNLDGTSYANSFQTQLDFTPAKNLELRLAYKYYDVQADYSGGKREIPFMAKNRGFFNASYATDKNDRGAFWSFDTTLQLVGKQKLPNLNANPAEFRLPEYSDSFATLNAQISRNFNKNIRVYLGGENLTSYTQDQPIIDAKNPFGDYFDGGMVYAPIMPANVYLGLDVSF, from the coding sequence ATGAAAACATTTTTAAAAAGTCTTGTGGCTTTTTCACTCTTATTATCCAACTTATTATATTCACAAACCATTACTAAATCAACCTTTAAAGTAAAAGGGGAATGTGGAATGTGTAAAGAAAGAATAGAAACAACCGCCAAAAAAAGCGGGGCAACTTACGCCAACTGGAACTCAGATTCTCAGCAGCTTACAGTAGAATATGATGCGGGAAAAGTAAGTTCTGATGAAATTCTAAAAAAAATCGCGGACGTAGGTCACGACAACGAAAAATTTTCGGCTACGGATGAAGTGTACAGAAACCTTCCCGGATGTTGTCTTTACCTAAGAGAACCTTCTTTTCTAACAGTAACAAATGCAGAACCGAGCAAACCTACAAAAGGGGAAAATCAGTTTTTTGTAAGAGGAAACTGCGTTTCGTGTAAGACAAGAATTGAAAAAGCTGCAAAAACCGCCGGCGCAGATTCAGCGAATTGGGATCCTGAAACCCAAATTGTGACCCTAAGTTTCAATCCCGTAAAAACATCAGCAGACGCAGTTTTGAAAGTGATTGCCGAGGTAGGACATGATAATGAAAAATACACAGCAAGTGATGCAGTTTATAATAATCTTCCCGATTGCTGTTTATATGACCGCACCCTGCCTTTGGGCGTGAAAAGCGATTTAGTCCATCTAGAAGAAGTACCTGCTCCTAAAAAAGACTTTACCCAACATGCAGATCATGTTGACAAAAGTATTGAAGAAGTAAAACTCATAAAAATGGCTGAGGCTACAGCACTTAACAAAAAAGAAACGGGTCTTACGTTCAATATCAGTTCCAAGGAATTGCTAAAAGCAGCTTGCTGTAACCTTTCTGAAAGTTTTGAAACCAATGCCACTGTTGATGTATCTTTCAGCAACGCCGTTACCGGAACCAAACAGTTGAAAATGTTGGGTTTAGATCAGAAATACACCTCTTTAACTAAAGAATTACTACCCTCCATCCGAGGTTTGGCGTCACCTTATGGAATGAATTTAATTCCCGGCAGATGGATTGGCGGAATTCAGCTTACGAAAGGAGGAAGCACCGTGACCAACGGCTTCGAAAGTATTACCGGACAAATCAATACCGAACTTTTAAAAATGCAGGAAAAACCCGAAACTGCCATCAATTTTTTCGGAGACATCAATGGGAGATTTGAATCCAATATCACCTCAACTACCCAACTTACGGACCACTGGAACCAGTCGGTACTTCTGCACGGAAATGCCACTTTAGCAAAGATGGACACGAATGACGACGGTTTCTTAGACCAACCGACAGGAAACCAGATTAATGCATCTTATTTGCTGAATTACAATGATTTGGAACACTCAGGTTTGGGGACACATTTCGGAATAAGTTTCGTTAAAGATGAAAGATTCGGCGGTCAGACAGATTTCGATAAAAATACAGACCGTTCACAGCAAAGCTTTTACGGAGTGGGAATTGACATTTCTAAATTCGACATTTGGAATAAAACAGGATACGTTTTTAAAGGAAAACCTTATCAAAGTATCGGATGGATGAATCAGTTCACCTATCATCAGCAGGACAGTTTTTTTGGAAACAGAAATTATTTGGGAAATCAGAAAACCTTTTATTCCAATTTAATATTTGAAAGTATTTTCGGAAATACCAATCATAAATACAAAACCGGAGCAAGTTTCCTGTATGATGATTTTGATGAAAACTATCTAACTCAGAATTTTCAGAGGACAGAAACTATTCCCGGAGTATTCTTTGAATATACTTTAACCGGTTTAAAATACACTTTGGTGGCCGGAGCAAGAACAGATTTTCACAACCTTGCCGGAACACAGTTTACCCCAAGACTTAATTTTAAATACGATATTTCTCCGAAAACAATTCTGAGACTTTCCGCAGGAAAAGGGTTCAGAACGGCCAATATTTTTGCAGAAAATCAACAGTATTTTGCTTCAAACCGCCAGATTGAAATCTTAGGAAACGGCGGAAACATTTATGACTTGAAGCCAGAGATTGCCTGGAATTACGGAGCCAGCCTTCAGCAGGAATTTAAATTGTTCAACAGAAAAGCGACATTGGTTGCGGATTTTTTCAGAACCGATTTCCAGGATCAGGTTTTGGCAGATCTGGACATCTCTCCAAACAAAATTGTGTTTTATAATCTTGACGGAACTTCGTATGCAAACAGTTTTCAAACTCAGCTCGACTTTACTCCTGCAAAAAATCTTGAACTTCGTTTAGCCTACAAATATTATGATGTTCAGGCCGATTATTCAGGAGGAAAAAGAGAGATCCCATTTATGGCAAAAAACCGGGGCTTCTTTAATGCGTCGTATGCTACTGATAAAAATGACAGAGGTGCTTTCTGGAGTTTTGATACGACACTACAGCTTGTGGGAAAGCAGAAATTACCCAATTTAAATGCAAATCCTGCAGAATTCAGACTTCCTGAATATTCTGATTCCTTTGCGACTTTGAATGCACAGATTTCAAGAAACTTCAATAAAAATATTCGTGTATATTTGGGTGGAGAAAACCTGACAAGCTATACACAGGACCAGCCGATTATTGACGCGAAGAATCCATTTGGCGATTATTTCGACGGCGGAATGGTGTATGCCCCGATTATGCCGGCAAATGTGTATCTTGGTCTGGATGTTTCGTTTTAG